The genomic region TATTCTCAAGAACCTATTCcggattattttttatattttcatcAAAGGCGGGATGCTACCGGGTTGCTTGGTTTCAATATTTTTCAAAAATGCACATCCGCGATACGACAATTAGCGTACGGTACTGCACCTGATGCTTTTGATGAGTACTTACATATGGGTCAACAAACGTCATACGATTGTttgaataatttttgtaaaagtgtaTTTCATTTGTACGCTATTGAATATTTGAAAAAACCGACTCCACAAGACGTACAACGTTTTATAACTGCGCATGCTGAAGTACACAGTTTTCCGGGCATGTTGGGTAGTCTAGATTGCATGCATTGGGCATGGAAAAACTGCCCATATAGATACAAAGGTCATTATACAAGAGGCGATCATGGATACCCAACAATCATGTTAGAAGCGGTTGCATCGTATGACTTATGGATTTGGCACGCTTATTTTGGACCCGCCGGTTCAAACAACTACATCAATGTGCTTAATCAATCCAATTTATTTAACGACCTACTTCAAGATAATGCACCTGCGTGTAATTTTTCGGTTAGTGGGTGTAATTTCACTAAAGGTTATTATTTAACCGATGGGATATATCCTGAATGGGCGACTTTGGTTAAGTCTTTCAAAGTCCACCTACCCCTGAATGTGCAAAATTTAAAAGGTTCCAAGAAGCTGCCCGAAAAGATATTGAACGGGCCTTCGGAGTGCTTCAAAGTCGTTGGGCAATAATTAAAAACCCTTCCCGACAATTCTATGTTGAAAGAATCCGAAGAATTATGCACACTTGtgttatattacacaacatgatcacCGAGGACAACGGAAGGGCAATGTGTGACCTTGAAGAAAACTATAGGCCCGCTCGTCGTACAAAGAGATCAATTGAAGAAAGGGTTCGAGCGCACATTCGGGTTAATAAAGAATTGCGAGATTCCACCATTCATCATCTACTACAACAAAAGCTTATTAAACATGTCTGGAATCTTCCTGCAAATTTCCGTGTTCGACACGTACCACAAGTTGGGCCTTCCGGTACAACCTCCAATGATGACGAAGACGAGGACGAGGACTACGAAGAAGACGATGACGAGGACAACGAAGAAGACGAAGACTGTTACAACGATGATGAGTAGTTTAATagtggtttttttttatgtttaagtttatgtaatttttaatttaTGTTCAAGTTTATGTCGTTTTCCTTTTGAAAAAAAAATGTAACCGTATTAACCTTTGTTGTTTAATAAATGTGATGTTCAAAAATAATTTTTTAtttgttatataataataataataataataataataataataataataataataataataataataataataataataataataataattaataataataataataataaaaaaaaaaataaaaaaaaattgaggaagtatgtcatggttggcaatTGTGTGTTAAgggagtgttatgggaggaagtggtgataaaggaggagagagaaagctgatgtgtcgCTGAGAAAATCCCCATGACGGCGTCATGGTTGAGATTGGTCTTAGTACGGAGTAATTTTAGGTTTAAATTCACTTTTATATcactatataataataatgttcGAGGGAGAGGCGGAGCCAAGATCTTAAATAACTGATGTCACACAACAAATACCGAAAAAATCGAGTCATCAAATATTATCGAAATATAGCAAGTGCATCTCTTTCAATTGCACCAAGAAGACAAGTGCTCATAAATTCATCATGTGCTCGACTAAGCGTATCTTAATTTTCGAATATACTTCTTGACCATTGCGGTTGCAATGATAAACCAAAGCAAGCTATAATAACCAGTTGACATAACAATACGAAATTGTTTTTTGGTTTCAACCATTTATTTAGGAAGGTCGACAAAATGATAATTAAAAACTTGTAGATGATACATGAACTCTAATAATCATAAGTTTGTTTAATCTTTAAATATATAAATCAAAGGTATAATAAATAGTTATTCGCATCTGCTAATGAACCGATGCAAAAGCTTTTCAAAAGCTTTTTTGAAAAAATAAAGACTACTGTGTAAAGGAACCGATAAGAATCTATGTATCTAAATTTCTCTAATATGAATTTGAGATTTAGAACATAAAGTACTCGTATTAATTACTACTATTAAACAAGGGGAATAAGGGCTTTTAGTAACATGGGCTACTAATGGGCTGTAGGGTTTTATCCGTATTAATAAGCAAACTTAGCCTAAAAAAAAATGTGTTGACTTGTGAGTATATTTGATTATCTTGATGGTGTCCCTTACTAGATATCCAAATAAATTACACTATGTGGGCTATTTGGTTGTAGATTTCTGGATTTATTAGTGGTGTCACGGATCCTAGTGATATCTACCTAGCTCCCCCTTGGTCTGAGGTTTCTGATTTAAGTTGTAACAACCTCACATTGGGTCTAGTAGTAATTGTCCTTAATGCCCTTGGgtgttattatatgttattttaataattatatgtttataattatttaattatatagttgagaccagtttgtgacaatggTCAcaaaacatgtttgtttatttaatttggacctcgtttggaccacttaatgtggtgtttcgtaattcagataaatggtaaatacccgtgtgtatcaCGGAACAGATTTCCTTCCAATGAAGGAAACCCCTTTTAGTTAAAACCTCTGCTTCTCCttttatttccatttttggaaataaTAACACATACATACCCAAACGCTCCCAAATCTCACAAACCCTAATCCCTAATCTTCTTCTTGATCTCGTTCTTAAACTGGAAATCATCCCTTGTGATTTCAGTAACATCATAAGGTATTTAACAAGCGATTTCATGTTCTAATTCGAGTTAAAATAAGTGATTTTCTTAGTTTTTATGTCAAAGTGGGTTTTGAATCAAAAAGTGATTTGAATGTGTTGTTTATGTCAAATTGATGTTAGAAAACGTTTGTATATGAGTTATATATGTTTcctaagtgatttgtagtgtcaaaatagtgcaaaaacgagatttgtggttaaaatgacgaaaacagcgacctggtactgatgaacagctcccgtacgGTTGCAGGATGCATCCGTATGGTTACGGGGTGTATCCGGACCATTTCTGATGCAACCGGGCGGTTGCAGGTGCTCCCGCGCGGTTGCAGTCTGGCAGctttttggaaaacttgttttggccgtaactttcaaaccgtaactccgttttcaatgaataaacttccgttggaaacgtaatgagatttactttcTAATGATGAAGTTTTGAAACAATGAATCAAactttaatttgggtcaaaatgatgggatagcgcgtatgaaaaagattgagtgaaaaatctttgaatcaccgagttacatgttactaggtaatgaaaacttaatgaattacatgtagttttgataattttcaggatataagtctttgggccaaaagtGTTCACGTGTGAATCCGTtgttaaaaagtgaggtatgaaggatagagcatgaggacgagaagttaatcgcttcttgaatttgcaaaatgccaaacaggttatgactaatactaaagtcggaatactgatggtgttagtatcactaagtgagaatcccctggaataaggcaggacttagagttatgtaagaaagagcatcgctccgacaggtgtgacaaataagatccctggggtaacgcagaaattttgaatggtttaagtgttagtggatgcccgaaggctctgcatgacgtggtagttagtgccttcatcacatacacacacacacacacacacaaatgaatctctcgattttgacGGTTTTAAAGTTTTCACGATGACTTGGATACgattaagcaacgaaaaattttatatgatAAGCaatgaaagttttatagaaatcgtCTTAGGTgaaaatgtaagaaaagaaacgaagttcttagtaaactagggatatgtacaacatgtactgttCTAAGTAACATATCTTTCGAATAAAAGAatggatttgtaaaagtgaaagcaaAATTTCATGTGTACTcatcaaaataagtaattatttacttcaaCATATACAGTTTCTAAAATTTGCACGTATGGCAAATAAAATAGGTTTATTTttcaaaactttgagaggatcgcacactaaaatagtgtaagtaaaattttgacaaacaaaattttcatatttcgaaggTTACAAGTTGGGAAAAGATTGATGTGGATTgagcaaaagattttgaaaatttcgggtgatctttgaggtactaaaaaccattgagtttaaatatggttgatgactattggtaggacataagtctttcgaccaaaaatgcttaagtgtaaagttgttgcttataagtgagatacgaaagggagagtatgaggatgagaattaaccacccattgattttggaatatttcgaactggtatgactaatatcgaagtaagaaggatgatggtgtgattatcattgattaagtattctctcggaataagttagcattcagagtcgcgtaagaatgtgtatcaaattgtagagacccatcctaatccatccggacgaagtccatatcgattataaacgattcacaacggttgattacatcgcgaggtacttgacctctatatgatacattttacaaaatattgcattcgtttttgaaaagacaaactttcattacatcaaaagttgacggcaggcataccatttcataatatatctaactataaatgacttaataataatcttgatgaacgcgccgacttgaatgcaacgtcttttgaaatatgtcatgaatgattccaagtaatatctctaaaatgagcaaatgcacagcggaagatttctttcatacctgagaataaacatgctttcaagtgtcaaccaaaaggttggtgagttcattagtttaacataaataatcatttcataaattttaatagaccacaagatttcatatttccatttctcataaacatacgtcccatacatagagacaaaaatatcattcatatggattgaacacctggtaaccgacattcacaatatacatataagaatatccccatcattccgggatcctccttcgaacatgatataaatttcgaagtactaaagcatccggtactttggatggggcttgttgggcccgatagatctatctttagagttcgcgtcaattagggtgtctgttccctaattcttagattaccagactaaaaggggcatattaagtttcgatcattcaaccatagaacgtaatttcgattacttgtgactatttcgtaaaacagttataaaagcagtgcatgtaattctcagtcccaaaagtataaTGAGAAAAAGGGAATAAATAAACTCaccatccaatattttgtagtaaaaatattcatacgacgaaactgaacaatgcagggttggcctcagattcacgaacctatattagttatatatattaaagcgTATAGTCATAAtcaatcaagtttatatattaatactttaattatttatatgttatGTTACTAAATAAGTTTATTATAACTATCTTATATATTATAGCTAAATGCTTAATAATTGAATTCTTATTAAAGAGTCTTAATGTATATcatttattatgaatattatacattagtgtttaaaaaaaatattatataatgtattaaaatttaatatttacttATATGATTAGAGTACATTTATATTACATGTAACTTAATTAATGTTATATAAGTATAGATAATATATTTTAGTTTTGAAGGaaatagtatgtaatattaatatagccataatttatgtagtaaatatatttttatataaaatattttgtttaaaaataataattataataatactaaggtaatgataataataataataataatgttaaaaataataataagagtattgttaataataataataattctaataatagtaaaaatgataattttaataaaaatgttattttttttataataaaagtaataaggataataataataataataataataataataataataataataataataataataataataacaataataatattaagtgtCATAATTCTAATAACAATCATCATAATAACAATTCTattaataatctaataataataataattattattataataaaagtaataaaatatacccttgaagctttttgtaaaaaaaaatcgcctCGAAcaagctcgaacccgtgacctcttgctaacCCGGCACCCACTCTAACCGTCCCTCTAACCTTGCTTATCtgttttgtgtagtgacccgaatttttccatgtttatatatattaattgagattgatatttacatgattaaatgtttccaacatgttaaacaatcaaacttgttaagacttgattaattgaaatatgtttcatatagacaattgaccacccaagttgaccggtgattcacgaacgttaaaacttgtaaaaactatatgatgacatatatatggatatatatatatagttaacatgatactatgataagtaaacatatcaataagtatattaacaatgaactacatatgtaaaaacaagactactaacttaatgatttttaaacgagacatatatgtaacgattatcattgtaaagacatttaatgtatatatatcatattaagagatattcatacatgataatatcatgataatataataatttaaaatctcatttgatattataaacattgggttaacaacatttaacaagatcgttaacctaaaggtttcaaaacaacacttacatgtaacgactaacgatgacttaacgactcagttaaaatgtatatacatgtagtgttttaatatgtatttatacacttttgaaagacttcaatacacttatcaaaatacttctacttaccaacgagcttatagctcagtggtacccgatgcctttgatccctgggcccacaaTGGGGGAAGCTTTGACCTTaagaaaggcgcaagttcgattctcagtctgggcgccccgcatggaattatttctccctccgggggaaatttgtgaagtgtttcgggggtctagctagctggggtaaaaatcgccttgccgtcactgtggtacctgggaggaggtactttgccggcacaggtctctttcggggtgggattggtgggtgctacggcacacagggttagcgtgtccctgccaacttacacgtttttgaccttaaaatacttctacttaacaaaaatgcttacaattacatcctcgttcagtttcatcaacaattctactcgtatgcacccgtattcgtactcgtacaatacacagcttttagatgtatgtactattggtatatacactccaatgatcagctcttagcagcccatgtgagtcacctaacacatgtggaaaccatcatttggcaactagcatgaaatatctcataaaattacaaaaatatgagtaatcattcatgacttatttacatgaaaacaaaattacatatcctttatatctaatccatacaccaacgaccaaaaacacctacaaacactttcattcttcaattttcttcatctaattgatctctctcaagttctatcttcaagttctaagtgttcttcatatattctacaagttctagttacataaaatcaagaatactttcaagtttgctagctcacttccaatcttgtaaggtgatcatccaacctcaagaaatctttgtttattacagtaggttatcattctaatacaaggtaataatcatattcaaactttagttcaatttctataactataacaatcttatttcaagtgatgatcttacttgaacttgttttcgtgtcatgattctgcttcaagaacttcgagccatccaaggatccgttgaagctagatccattttttctcttttccagtaggtttatccaaggaacttaaggtagtaatgatgttcataacatcattcgattcatacatataaagctatcttattcgaaggtttaaacttgtaatcactagaacatagtttagttaattctaaacttgttcgcaaacaaaagttaatccttctaacttgaattttaaaatcaactaaacacatgttctatatctatatgatatgctaacttaatgatttaaaacctggaaacacgaaaaacaccgtaaaaccggatttacgccgtcgtagtaacaccgcgggctgttttgggttagttaattaaaaactatgataaactttgatttaaaagttgttattctgagaaaatgatttttattatgaacatgaaactatatccaaaaattatggttaaactcaaagtggaagtatgttttctaaaatggtcatctagacgtcgttctttcgactgaaatgactacctttacaaaaataacttgtaacttatttttccgactataaacctatactttttctgtttagattcataaaatagagttcaatatgaaaccatagcaatttgattcactcaaaacggatttaaaatgaagaagttatgggtaaaacaagattggataatttttctcattttagctacgtgaaaattggtaacaaatctattccaaccataacttaatcaacttgtattgtatattatgtaatcttgagataccatagacacgtatacaatgtttcgacctatcatgtcgacacatctatatatatttcggaacaaccatagacactctatatgtgaatgttggagttagctatacagggttgaggttgattccaaaatatatatagtttgagttgtgatcaatactgagatacatatacactgggtcgtggattgattcaagataatatttatcgatttatttctgtacatctaactgtggacaactagttgtaggttactaacgaggacaactgacttaataaacttaaaacatcaaaatatattaaaagtgttgtaaatatattttgaacatactttgatatatatgtatatattgttataggttcgtgaatcaaccagtggccaagtcttacttcccgacgaagtaaaaatctgtgaaagtgagttatagtcccacttttaaaatctaatatttttgggatgagataacatgcgggttttataaatgatttataaaatagacacaagtacgtgaaactacattctatggttgaattatcgaaatcgaatatgcccctttttattaagtctggtaatctaagaattaggaaacagacaccctaattgacgcgaatcctaaagatagatctattgggcctaacaaaccccatccaaagtaccggatgctttagtacttcgaaatttatatcatatccgaagggtgtcccggaatgatggggatattcttatatatgcatcttgttaatgtcggttaccaggtgttcaccatatgaatgatttttatctctatgtatgggatgtgtattgaaatatgaaatcttgtggtctattattatgatttgatatatatagattaaacctataactcaccaacatttttattgacgttttaagcatgtttattctcaggtgattattaagagcttccgctgtcacatacttaaataaggacgagatttggagtccatgcttgtatgatattgtgtaaaaactgcattcaagaaacttattttgttgtaacatatttgtattgtaaaccattatgtaatggtcgtgtgtaaacatgatattttagattatcattatttgataatctacgtaaagctttttaaacctttattgatgaaataaaggttatggtttgttttaaaatgaatgcagtctttgaaaaacgtctcatatagaggttaaaacctcgcaacgaaatcaattaatatggaacgtttttaatcaataagaactggacatttcagttggtatccgagcgttggtcttagagaaccagaattttgcattagtgtgtcttatcgagtttgttaggatgcattagtgagtctggacttcgaccgtgtttacttgaaaaatgactgcttaacaaattttgttggaaattatatatttttaacatgtgaatattatgtgatatattaatttcttaacgtgtttgatattatatgatagatgtctaactctagaacaagtcccattgactcacctaataataatgaagagtcaaatgtaaattggaatgattcgtggactgattcacaagttcccgaagaggaaccggaagaagagtcggaaccggaagaagaatcggaaccggaagaagaatcggaaccggatgaagaaatagaaccggtgggggaaataataaaatggttaagtaaaagaaaatcctcaaccaaccgaccaaggttaattatggtcaatggtgtttccgccaaggaagcaaaatattgggaggattaccaattctccgatgaatcggattccgacgagaatttcgatgatgttatagaaattaccccaactgatttTAAAAAGGCAaaggaaaataataagggaaagggcataaaaatagagaaatctaattccaaccccgatgaactttatatgtatcgtcaacccccgaagtccttaagttgtaacaatgacccgggaacctctaaaccaccaggtttttctaaaccaatgtggaaaatgacggctcgtattaggggaacatcatatatccctagaaacttggcaaaacgaaccaaaactgaagaagaagaaacaagcgagtcggaataagatagttgtattcgtgtggtgtaatatatgtaatatagtgtgcttatgctttatgatatatgtaaaaattgcttgtattaataagtattttttttatgaatctaactcttgtctattttacagtataaaaacacaaaatggatagacaacccaatattttaagagacctatccggagacatgattgatgaaatcttgtctagagtcggtcagaattcttcggcacaactatttaaggcgagatcagtttgtaagacattcgaagaacgttccaagaatgccttgatttataaaaggctttcgttcgaaagatgggggatatcacattgggaaatccataagttacgatgtgtttgctttgacgcatatattgcggggaacccaaatgctattttacgtaatgggttaagaaattattttgactcaatatatccgaatattggacttcgtgatttagaaaaagcggctaacatgcaacataaagaagcatgttatgcttacgaattagtaatgttcgcttctcactaaagtgagaacaagaacatcgggctacaactattaaacaaaacgttcccacaagtgacggagtcggtaattggggtaagaaatgaggtttttagattgttacgggactgttggacattacgtaaccctcgtccctttgaagacgttacaacacgctgtcttatcaacggccataacggttatgttccacaagaccaaggatgggaagtaatcctagtaaaaccagaatgcatgacttgtttctggacgtatgaattatgtgtctttattgcctttgctgaacgacttgtgtactagctagaattatcttcacaaccatcttgtatcaaatttattgtgtgctatatttcatgctatatgtaaaataagcagtattgtaagtttgtaaaatattgtgtaaaagtttgaacgcgaaatattattataatcagtttttcatatagaattgtagtagttgaattgtatattagctactaagtatgaacttaacgggtaggtactacccgaatttaaacttataaaacgctaatatgaagaaaaagcttttataaatgagttcatattatgctacgaaatactatta from Rutidosis leptorrhynchoides isolate AG116_Rl617_1_P2 chromosome 9, CSIRO_AGI_Rlap_v1, whole genome shotgun sequence harbors:
- the LOC139869253 gene encoding uncharacterized protein, with amino-acid sequence MGQQTSYDCLNNFCKSVFHLYAIEYLKKPTPQDVQRFITAHAEVHSFPGMLGSLDCMHWAWKNCPYRYKGHYTRGDHGYPTIMLEAVASYDLWIWHAYFGPAGSNNYINVLNQSNLFNDLLQDNAPACNFSVSGCNFTKGYYLTDGIYPEWATLVKSFKVHLPLNVQNLKGSKKLPEKILNGPSECFKVVGQ